From the genome of Seriola aureovittata isolate HTS-2021-v1 ecotype China chromosome 18, ASM2101889v1, whole genome shotgun sequence:
ACAGGGCAAGTAACTAAGTACCGGAACCGGACTGAAGTGGGCAACTACACCCGGATATACCGGGAAGAGCCGGGTTTACCCCATAAAACCTGGGTCCACATAGATccagatagaaagatagatagatagatagatagcatatcaaataaaaatatacaacatatatatatatcattatcCATAAATAAATtagagaacagaaagaaaaagatagaTGCAGCTGCTAATTTGTGATGTCTACACTTTCTTTATATTGTAATACATTGTGAACCTGTATTAAAGACGTGTTGCTTCAGCTCTTTGAAGGAGGGTTTTGTTAAACTGCACTGTGTTAAGTTGACTAATATTTTGCCCACCCTGTTAAAATCAATGAGGTTTAGgccaaacaacacacaaacacactcacacactgcagcctccaaaattatcattataaccttcaccttcacctttATGGCCTTTTAAGGCTTTTCTGCAACAATGTGAAACTGTTGGATTAAGGATggtcttctttttattttgtgaccaTCAAAAACTGATCAAAACTTTGGTCCAAGACAAGATCTCTATCTGGAGAGCTAATGCTCGAACTTCAGTTAGGATTTGCTATGAAGCATATGGTGCATATGGTCAAACTATTCTTTAGTGCCAACCACAGCCAAAAGTTTACACACTGAAATTCTATGTAATCTTATCACATTGAAAATCTAATGTTTCTTATTGTTGCAGTCTACCTACTATACAACTGGTAAAAACTAAATGATTGATGAGTAAAGTTAAGAGAAACTCAAAATTACCATGCTGCCCTCTGGTGGCGTAATTTAAAAATTACGCCACCAGAGGGCAGCATGCTAATTTTCGAAAGTCTTCGTCACTGTGAgcgttttttcaaatttaaataagCTTTAGGAAATTCTTCTGAACTGTTCTGAAttatcatttataataaataaagaaaaaaactaatgaaatagTCATTCGTTGTATAAACTACAACCACACTCTAGTTTTTTATTCAAAATCCCTCAAAACCAAACTGATTTCGACTTCTCCGACCGCACGTGAAGTGACTACGTCATCTATCCGCGACACGTCAACACGCACACCGTCAGAGGCTAACGGTGTGCAGCTCCGCAGTCACTGACAACAACATAACACTGTCCAGACAGAATTTAACGTGTTCTTTTTGCGGTAGTTTGAAAACTGTGACATAAATAGTTTGTTTAAAGGTTTGTCTTGAGTCTCGTGAATAATTTAACTTGTGACAAGGAGCGTTATAAAACTGTGGACTCAGTAAAGACTCTGATCCACCGTGGTTTGTCTTAACCGTAGAAACTACACCTGTTAGCCTCTCCGGCTCGTTTCACGATGAATGAAGAAGGTAAATTATTTCAAGCTTCTCCTTTAGTGTCATAACATGTGTTTAAGCGCAGATATTAAACGTATCCAGGTGTGAGGcagtgaagggggggggggcagtgaaaCACATGGGAGGGGTCCTTAAACAGAGTTACAAGTTTGAGTTTTATCtgcaatttaaatgttttacatcaTCAGCATTATGAGTAAACCATTTCTGTTGGCTTGATGAATATGTTAATATactattttatgtatttaacaCAATATTACAGCCTTTAAAGGATGATGTCATTTCAAGATGGCAGTCAGAGGAAAGTGTGCTGTACTCTGAACAGTGAgctattaatataataattacattttaaaatgaagcagAATTTCCTTCAGTTTCAGAAAGTTTATCAGTTTACTGATGTTAATAAATCTTCAGCAGTTACACAAGTGAGACTGGGTTATTATTACTGAACGCTGCTTTCTGTGTCGAAACAGGTTTATTACTATGTAAGTTTATAAACTTtaattgtattatatttatgttcCATCAGACTGGGCTGCACTTATTAGATCCTTATTCATCTTAATtctgcaaataaaatgtatttggatGTTTGTGAAATCCAGTAACACAGTAATACTTCACCAGTGTAGGGACCAGAGTTGGATGGTGTATGGGGTTAGATGTGTTCACTTATATAGGTGTAAACAATGGCTGTATCAGAACAGGATATTGGAGTTCAGATTATTGTGTTGCTCCACTCACTGTGTCTCACTCTCCCGGGTCAGAGCTGGTGGAGTATTTCAGGGCTCAGATGAGGAAAGATCCGGACATGGCCTCTGCTGTGGCCGCTATCCGCACTCTGCTTGAATTCCTCAAGAGAGACAAAGGTGAGTTCACTCCCAGCACCGTCATTCCAACACCTGTGAATCATGTAGCTCCTGTAGCTTTTACAGACCAGGTGCGTCCTGGTGTCAGCCCTGTTCAACAAACTCTTCCTGCCCGCTCAGGTGAAACTATCCTGGGCCTGAGGGAGAGCCTGAAGTGGGCCACAAACTGCCTGACAGGGGTGGACTCCTCTGTGGCCGTGTCCTCAGGAGGAGAGCTCTTCCTGCGTTTCATCAGCCTCACATCACTGGAGCACCAGGTGAGTTACCTGCCTGGTACAAACTGCTGGTCTACATCACGTCTGAAACAGCCCTACGTACTGTATTTTAACACTATGTATCTCAGAAACGCCtcgacggaacttcttcaaatttggcacaaacattcacttggactcaaggatgaactgattagattttggtgttcaaaggtcaaaggtgaaaaaATTATACAGAGTTTGGTTGGTGGAATTTTTGAACTGGCTTAAAGAGAAGTGTGTTTGGGACTTGTTGTTTGAATGACGGTGGAAttcattgctgcttttcttgttttatctcAGCTTCTCTCAGGCGTcatccttttttccttttctttttctttatcatacTATGAATTTCTGGCTCCTAGATGAGAGCAAACAGCTACATTAACTTCATCAAAAAGAGTGTCACAAGAAATATGTTATTACAAGGCGAGCACTAACTTTTGTTGCTGTCTATTTCAGGATCTGTCGCGCTGTAagaaggtgatggaggagagaggagaactaTTTCTAGAGAAGATCTCAATGTCCAGGACCAAAGTTGCTAAACTCTGTCACACCTTCATCAAAGATGGCACCGTaagtacagtatttgttttACATACGTACGTGgacaataaaatgttattttgctcttttttgtACAACAGTTTGATGTTTAACCAAATTCCTAAGAATTTGTTATGCTGTACTGTGTGGACTGTATCTCTATTATGAGAATAGATCAGATTCAGAGCTCTGTGCtcttttaaaatacatacatttagtttttttgtggATACATATCATTAATGTCTAGAGTAAATGGTAAGGGACCTAATATTGATCCTTGTGGGACACCTTATCAACCATTTGAAGATTTAAAACCACAACAGTCTGAACTCTGACAGCCAGCTGGAAACAGAATCATTAAAACCAATGGAAATCAATTTATTGAACAAAATGTTGTCATCAAACTCCTGGGACATGTAAACAAAGAGCACAGCACAATGTTGATTTTCTTTAAGCAGGTTAACAGTGTCATCCACAACAGCAGTTATTGCACTATGAGCAGGTCTAAATCCTGACTGCTGTGACTGTTATTATTGTCCAGGGACACGTTGTGAGTTGGCCAGTGATTCTAGGATTTAAGTACAGTTTGTACACAGTTTGTTCACATAGTATTCAGACAGGGACTcatttattctcatttgtcATCCAGAAAATCCTGACTCACTCCTACTCCAGAGTCGTGCTCAGAGTGCTGGAAAAAGCTGCAGCGGAGAAGAAACGCTTCTCTGTCTATGTGACTGAATCGCAGCCTGACTCAGCTGGGTGAGTGAATAGTGTCAGTAAAATGCGTCCCAGTTTTATTCTGAcgagacccacacacacacacacacacacacacacattgaatcagtgttttatataaatgtcTTTGTTCAGGCGACAAATGGCCGAAGCCCTGAGAAAACTCAATGTTCCAGTAACGGTGGTCCTGGATGCAGCTGTGGGGTAAATACATTTATCATCAGTGTCACACATCGTCAGCTCGAACTTTGAGCGGAGTTTATTTAGTgtatttctctcatttttttctcaggtATGTCTTGGAGAAGGTAGATCTAGTTATTATTGGTGCAGAGGGAGTCGTGGAGAGCGGAGGAATCATCAACAAGGTGTGTTCCAGGAAATAGTCAGAGCCCTGTATCACAGAGAGTGTTCAGCTCAGTCTGGGTGTCTGGGTTAACCAGCTTCACCGGTGTTAGCATGGATAAGCTACTCCAGCTTTTTACATGCATCAGGTAAACAAGGTGTTGATGAAATGAGAAACACAGGCCTAAATGTTTCACCTTTGTCCTTTCACAGATCGGCACTTATCAGATGGCGGTTTGCTCGAAAGCTCACAACAAGCCCTTCTACGTCGTGGCGGAGAGTTTCAAGTTCGTCCGTCTCTATCCGCTCAACCAGCAGGACGTGCCGGATAAATTCAAGGTATCGCGTCACGACAGAGTTTCATGTCTAGtcttactttgtgtttacagtcGTAGGCGACAGTTTGGGAATTCTTTTGAAGTGAAAAAGTCTAAATCCAACTCCTGCAGCACAAAgatgttaaacattttttttaaatgttactttttatttaacgACGTTAACGAATAGAAAAGAAACACTGATGGTATTGTACTAATATTTTATTACACAACTGTAATGTCTTGTCCTGTCGTCCACAGTACAAAGCAGACACCCTGAAGACGGTCCAGAACCTGTCAGAGGAGCATCCGATGATTGATTAcacacctccctccctcatcaCCCTCCTCTTCACCGACCTGGGAGTCCTCACCCCGTCCGCCGTCAGCGACGAACTCATCAAGCTTTATTTATAACTCCGTGCCTCACAATTCTCAAATAAAAATCTTATGAAAAGCTAAACAGATGTCAGTGGGCGTGGCTTTGGATTTATTTTAAGTCccttttttgacacttttaagGCAGTTTTATGAAACATCCTGTTGCTCTGAGGCGTCGTCGAGTGCCGGTCCCTCCgtt
Proteins encoded in this window:
- the eif2b1 gene encoding translation initiation factor eIF-2B subunit alpha — encoded protein: MNEEELVEYFRAQMRKDPDMASAVAAIRTLLEFLKRDKGETILGLRESLKWATNCLTGVDSSVAVSSGGELFLRFISLTSLEHQDLSRCKKVMEERGELFLEKISMSRTKVAKLCHTFIKDGTKILTHSYSRVVLRVLEKAAAEKKRFSVYVTESQPDSAGRQMAEALRKLNVPVTVVLDAAVGYVLEKVDLVIIGAEGVVESGGIINKIGTYQMAVCSKAHNKPFYVVAESFKFVRLYPLNQQDVPDKFKYKADTLKTVQNLSEEHPMIDYTPPSLITLLFTDLGVLTPSAVSDELIKLYL